DNA from Algisphaera agarilytica:
GCCGGGGATGCGGGCGTTGTCGATCGCTTCGACGGGATACGCCCCGCGGGTGTTCTGCGTGATGCTGTGGTCGGCGAAGTCGACGTGGTGGTCGTCCGGATCGAAGCGCACGTTTTCGAGAAGCGCGCCGAAACGCAGCGCGTGGAAGATCGCGGGTTCTTTTTCTTCCGAGAGGTCGAGCGCTTTGGCGTAGCAGCCGCCCTCGATGTTGAAGATGCCGGTGTCGGTCCAGACGTGTTCGTCGTCGCCGACGAGTTGGCGGTTGGGGTCGGCCGAGAGCGTGGTCTTGCCGGTGCCCGAGAGGCCGAAGAGCACCGAGCTGTTCTCGCCGTTGGCGTCGCAGGTCGCCGAGCAGTGCATGGAAAGGTGGCCCTTCTTCGGCATGAGGTAGTTCATGACGGTGAAGATGCCTTTTTTCATCTCCCCAGCGTACTCGCTGCCGAGGATGACGAACTCCTGGTCGCCGATGTTCAGGTCGATGCTGGTGCGGCTGGTCATGCCTGCGGTGAGCGGGTTGGCGGGGAACTGGCCCGCGTTGATGATGGTCCAGTCGGGCTCGCCGAAGTTGGCGGACTCCTCGGGGGTCGGGCGGATCAACATGGTCCACATGAACAGCGCGTGGTACGGACGTTCGCAGATGATGCGGACTTTTTGGCGGTGTTCGGGGTCCCACCCGGCGAAGGCGTCGACGACGTATAGCCGGGGGCGGGTGTTGAGGTAGTCGATCGCCCGGCTGCGGATGATGGCGAAGGTGAGTTCTTCGATGGGGACGTTGATCGGGCCCCACCAGACATCGTTTTCTGATTCGGGTTGTCTAACGATTCGTTTGTCTTTGGGCGATCGGCCGGTCTTCTCGCCGGAGTAGGCGATGAGCGCCCCCGACGCGGCGATCGAGGTGCCCTCTTCGTAGCGCAGCGCTTCTTCGTAGAGCGCGGCGGGGGACAGGTTGCGGCGGACGGTTTGGACTTCGAGTCCCAACGATTCGAGGCTGAATGATTCACTCACGGAATTCACCTTTCACCAGGCCAGAGGACCCACGACGATCCGTGTCGATCCGGAATCCAACGGGCGTGCCTGCATCGTAACGCGCCGCATGATTGTGAACTGGCGAACACGCAGATTTCTTCCCATGCCTTACTCCCTCTCCCTCCGGGAGAGGGTTGGGGTGAGGGCACTGGACGTATAACACGTTGGGAGCACATACGGACTCACGTTCCCCCTCCGACCGGCTTCGCCGGCCACCTCCCCCGATGGGGGAGGGGTTGGCTACGACTTCAACGACGCATACGCATCGGCCAACAGCAACGCCGGAAGCACGGCCCCCGCCCCGCCCTCGATCTGCAGGTGCGTCTGCACATCGTGCAGCTGCTGCTCGCCGAACATGATCGTGTCGGGGTTGGAGAGGAACGCCGCCAGGCCCCACGGCTGATAGGTCGTGTAGTCGGGCTGGGTGTGGTGCTGGTGGTAGTTGGTGATCTCGACGACGCGTTGTTGCCAGTCTTCTCGCTGATAGCGCTGGGCGAGCAGGTGCAGGGCGTGCACACCGACCATTTCGCGATAGGTCCAGAAGTCGATGCCGTCGTCGAGGGCTTGTTCGTGCAGCGAAGAGTCGCAGGTATTGGCGATGGCCTCGATCTTTGAGAAGGTGTCGGTCGACGGCGAGACGACTTCCCGCCAGAGGGTCAGCGATACATCTTCCTCATCGGTGGACCACTGCGGGGTGGCCGGGGCGCCCGCGGACGCAGCGAGGTGGAAGGCCAGGCACCGGTAGATCGGGCGGGAGTGCCCCCGTCCATCGGTGAAGTCGACATCCGCTTCGACCGGCGGCGCGGTGATCGTCAGCCCCGACTCGCCCAGGCGCTGGCGGGCAGCGGGGAGCATCTCGATGAGACTGAAGACGCGTTGACCCTCCCGCGGCTTGTGCGGCGTCGCGTCCACCGCGATGTCGATCGCGTGGCGGGCCAGGCTCTGGACCATCGCGGCGTACCGGCTAAGATCGTGTCCGCTGTTTTGCATATGTGATTTATAGATCGGACGACCCGCCATGCCCAACTGGACCGACCTCGGCACCGCCCAAGACTTCCCGCCCGACGCCCAGGTCTGCACCCACGCGACGATCGACGACGGCAAGAAACAGGAAGTCGTCGTCTTCAACATCAACGGCGAGTTGCACTGCATGGCCAACATCTGCCCCCACGCCGGCCTGCCCCTGGGCGACGGCGAGCGACGCGGGCTCACCATCACCTGCCCCTACCACGGCTACACCTACAACATCCGCAACGGCAGCGACCTCGACGACCCCGAGTTCGGCCTGCCCGCCACCGTCTACCCCATCCGCGTCGAAGGCGACACCGTGCAGATCGACCTGGGCTGAGGCGGATCGTCTGTCGATTTGAACCGCGGCCCAGGGGTTCGGTTCGGGTGGCCGGGGCAGAGCGGAGCGATGCCCCGGAAGGATGCGATTCACCCCTTGCTTCTCTTTTGTCGTTCCGGGGCATCGCTCCGCTCTGCCCCGGCCACCCGGCGATACGCAGACGCTATCGCGTGATAATTTTTCGTGATCGTCGCGGTTTTGTGCTGCGCGTCCGGTGTGCGGCTGCATAGGATGCGGGTATGAAAATCATCTCTCCCCTCCGCGTCGTTCTGGCCTGTTCCATCACCGCCCTGGCGGGAAGCCTGCTGCTGTCGCCCCAGCCAGCGGATGCGCACTGCCAGGTGCCATGCGGCATCTTCGATGACCAGGTCAAGTTCGCTGAGCTGAACCAGCACATCGATACGATCGAAAAAGCGATGGTGCAGATCGCGGGCTTGGCGGGCAGCCACGACGCGGAAGAGCAGCAGAAGTTCGTCCGCTGGGTCAACACCAAGGAAGACCACGCCCAGAAGATCATGGATGAAGCCCAGGAGTATTTCCTGGCCCAACGCGTCAAGCTGCCAAAGGACGAGTCCGAACACGAGGCCTACCTCGCCAAGCTGGTCTCGCTGCACGAGGTCATCGTCTACGCCATGAAATGCAAGCAGACCACCGACACCGCGGCCGTCGCGCCGCTGCGTGCGTCGCTCGAGAAGTTCGAGGGGCAATACTTCGGCAAGGATGACCACGCCCAACATGACGACCACGGCCACGCCGATCATTCCCACGGCGAGGATGGTCATAAGCACTAAACCGCTCCACACCGAACACTCTTTCAAAAGCAGCCCCGAGCAAACCGCCCGGGGTTGTTTTTTGCTCGTAAACTAATCGCATGACCACGCCCAACCCCCTGCTCGATCATCTTGATTCCGACCACAACCACGCCGTGCAGCGCCTCTCGCAACTGCTGAAGATCCCCAGCGTGAGCACCGACCCGGCGTTCGAATCCCACGTCCACGACGCCGCCCGCTGGATCGCCACGTTCTGCGAAGAGATGGGCATGAACGTCGATGTCATGCAGCCCAAGGGGGCCGACGGCAAGCAGGGCCACCCGGTGATCATCGCCAAGACGATGCCGAAGATGGTCGCGGATGATGCGAAGAACCGCGTGCTCTTCTACGGCCACTACGACGTTCAGCCGCCCGACCCCGTGGACCTGTGGACCAGCCCGCCGTTCGAGCCCACGGTGCGCGATGGCAAGCTCTTCGCCCGCGGCGCCTCCGACGACAAGGGCCAGGTCATGTGCTTCCTCGAAGCGCTGCGTGCGTATCACGATACCGACACCAAGCTGCCCTGCCACGTCACGCTACTGATCGAAGGCGAAGAAGAATGCGGCAGCGTCAGCCTGCCCGCGTTCCTCAAGCAACACGCCGCGATGCTCGACGCCGACGACCAAACCGTCTGCGTCGTCAGCGACACCAGCATGTGGGACTCGCCCGACTCGCCCACCGGCTACACCCCCGCCATCACCTACGCCCTCCGCGGACTGGTCTACTTCGACATCAAGCTCCACGGCCCGTCCCGCGACCTCCACTCGGGCGTCTACGGCGGCACCCTCGCCAACCCCGCCACCCAGCTCGTCCGCGTGCTGGGCAAGCTCATCAACGACGACAACCAGGTCACCATCCCCGGCTTCTACGACGACGTGCTCCCACTCACGAACGAAGAGCGCGACGCCTGGCAGCAACTCGGCTTCAACGAACACGAGTTCACCGGCGACGTCGGCAGCCAACCCTTCGGCGAGAAAGACTTCTCCACCCTCGAACGCCGATGGGTCCGCCCGTCCTGCGACGTCAACGGCCTCTACGGCGGCTACATGGGCGAGGGCGCCAAGACCGTCATCCCCACCTTCGCCGGGGCCAAGGTCAGTTTCCGCATCCCCGCGAACATGGACCCGAAGAAGGTCGCTCAGCAATTCACCGACTGGCTCCACCAGCACGACACCGGCGGCTGCCGCTGGGAGATCACCAACCACGGCGAGGCCGACCCCGTCGCCACCCCGACCGATTCGCCCTGGGTCATCGCCGCCAGCAAAGCCATCGAGCAGACGGCCGGCCAGCCCCCCGCCTTGGTGCGCGAGGGCGCGACCATCCCCGTCATCGCCGACTTCAAGAACCAGCTCGGCATCGACACCCTGCTCATCGGCTTCGGCCTCAACGCCGACAACATCCACTCCCCCGATGAGCACCTGGGCCTCGACCGCTTCCTCCTGGGCTGCAAGACCCACGCCGCCCTGCTGCAGCAGATCGCCGACGCCTAAAGCCGCTTGCGTCTTAGCCATCTTCGAACCCCGCTCAGCCGCAAGCGGCTACCCAACCCGCATATCCGATAACCCTTAACGCCCGGCCCCGTGGCGCGGGTTTTTATCGGTTGCACGACTTGCTGTGAATCTTAGGGTTCCCCCGTTCGGCCGCGTGCCGTGTGATTCTCCATGACCGCTCAGGGAACCTTAGTCCGATGAAACCCTCCTCCTCGATCTTGCTCGGCGTCGCGTGCGCCACCACCTTCGCCGCGGGTTGTTCGTCCACCGTCGCCACCGTCGAAGGCCCCGAACACCGCCAGAAGCTCGGCATCCCGCACCCCGTCGCGGTCAACCTCGACGACAAGCGTGCCGACCCCGCCACGTTCGCCGCGTCGATCAACGGCAGCGACATCACCCAAGCCTTCGTCTTCAACGACGACGAGGTAACGCTCTCCGACGAGTTCGTCTACGAGCCCACCACCGGCCGCACGCCCCACCAGCTCACCGTCACCGCCGAACCCGCACTCAACGCCAAAGGACGGCCTATGGGCAAATCTTTTGAGCAGACCCTCACCTTCTTCCCGCCGTCGCTCAGCCTCCAAGGCAACGTCGGCATGGGCGCTAACAGCCGCATCAACGTGCCCCAGGACGGCCGGACCAGCGTCATGGTCAAGCTGCCCCAAGCCCCCCACCGCGAAACCACCCTCACCATCCGCCCCGTCGCCACCGACGCCCAGGTCGTCGGCGACATCTCGGCCGATGACATGATCAACTGCATCGCCCTGAACGACAGCGAGCCGGGCGAAGCGATCACCCTCACCATCATGCCCGGCCAACGCGTCGCCGTGTTCACCGTCCGCGGCCACACCACCGGCGTCAACGAACTCCGCGCCGAAGCCCCCGGCTACGTCGCCACCGCCATCGACGTCTACATCGACAGCCCCGCCGTCACCGCCGCGGTGAATACATACTGATCTCCGCGGGACCAACTCCTCCCACGCAAGAAGCCCACGGACTCGCATCCGTGGGCTTCTTGCGTTTAATCAAGATTTACTTTCACACCCTTACGACCCGGGCAAAAACTTCACGCACACCGGCCGCGGCACCGACACCGGCTCGCCTACCGGCGAAAGCTTGCCCGACTCCGCATCGATCGAAAACACCTGCACATCATCGGTGTTCTGGTTGCACGCCAGCAGCCAGCGCCCGGTCGGATCAACGTTGAAGTTGCGCGGCTCCTCGCCGCCCGACGGCTGGTGGCCGACCAGCGTCAGCGTGCCGTCGCTGCCGTTGACCGCAAAGATCGCGATGCTGTCGTGCCCCCGGTTCGAGCCGTAGACAAACTTGCCGCTGGGGTGGACGACGATCTCGGCCGTCGACCTGCGCTCGCCCTCGGGGTAGTCTGCGGGCAGCGTGTCGATCGTCTGCTTGGCCGTCAGCGTGCCCGCCACGGCGTCCCAGTCCATCACAGTCAGCGTCGCGTCGAGTTCGTTGATCACGTACGCCCACTGGTCATTCGGGTGGAACGCGAAGTGCCGCGGGCCCGCGCCGGGGTGCAACGACATGAACGGCGGGTCGTTCGCCTTGAGCTGGCTGGTTGCGGGGTCGATTTCGTAGACGAGCAGTTGGTCCGTGCCCAGGTCCGCCGCGATCGCCCACTTGCCGGTCGTGTCCACGTTCACCGAGTGGGCGTGCGGGCCTTCCTGGCGGCCCTTGTTGGCGCTCGAGCCTTCGTGCTGCATCAGCGAAGCGACTTCGCCCAGCGAGCCGTCGTCGTTCACGGGGAAGGAGGCGATGTTGCCGCTGCCGTAGAACGCCACGATCGCCGTGGTCGCGTCGGGGTCGAGGATGATGTGGCACGCCCCGCGTCCCGCGACGGTCTGGGTGTTGATCATCGTCAGGTCGCCGGTCGCTTCGTCGATCGCAAACGAGGTCGCGCCGTCGTTCTTGCCCGCCTCGGCCACGGCGTACAGGAACTTGCCGTTGGGGTGCACCGCCAGGAAGCTCGGGTTGTCCACGCCGCCGAAGCCCTTGGCGACCGTAAGCTCGCCGGTGTCAAGGTTCAGCTCGCCGCGGAAGATGCCCTCCTCGCGGTCCTGGGTGTAGGTGCCAAAGTAAACGTGCATGGTCGATCGATCCTCCGAGTTCGGCGCGGCCACGGCACAGCCGCCGCCCACCACCATCAACAACAAACTCAAACCCGCTAACCAGTCCAAACGCATCATGATCTAGTCCTCGCGGAGATATGTAGGTCAGGTCTTCGACCTGACACCGGCTTGATATAAATCGCGTCAGGTCGAAGACCTGACCTACGACGCCATCTGCTCAATGCCCGAACAGATTCGTCTGAGCAAACATGCCCTGGTCTTCGAAGTACTGCATCGCCTCGTCGACCGTGCGGAACCACTTGGTGCTGGTCTCGGTGATGAACGGGCTGGGGTTCTTCTGGGGGTGCCAAACCACGTACACCTCTTTGCCGTGCTCAAACGCGTGGTGCAGCTCGCGCTCCACGCCGCTCGACAACCCCGGCGAGCCGTCGGGCAGGTTCGGCACCAGCGACACGATCATGTCGCTCTGACGCACCATCTTGAAGTCACGCGAGTAGATCTGCCCATCGACATCCCCCGCGATGTCCAGCACCTGCTTCACCGGCACCTTCAGTTTTTCCTGCCCGCCCATGAAGCTGCCCGGCTCGACCTCGACAAAGTCCAGGCCCTCCCGCGCCGCTTCGATCGCGCGGTCCAGCAGGATTTTCTCGTCCACGTCGGCCGGGTCGAACGCGATGAACTTGTCCGCCAGGTCCGCACGGAACTTGTCGATGACCTTGAGCACGTCCGGCAGCTTCTCGACGTGGGTCATCGGGAAGCTGGGGTACACCGTCTTCATCTCGGGCTTGCAGATCAGCCGGTAGCCGGTCTCGGTCGTGTCTGCGTGACGGCCGCGGCTGAGCACGTAGAACCGGTCCTGAATCCCCAGCGCCTGGGCCATGATCTCGGTGGCCATGATCTCTTCTTCACGCCAGACCATCAGGTCCTTGAGCGTCGCGTCCACCGCGTGGTCGCGGTGCAGGCGGGCGTGGACGATCTCGATGTTGTCCAGCAGGCAGATCAGCACGTCCGGCTTGAGCGCCTGGACCTGGTCAAAATCGAACGCGGAAAACAGCCCGTGCCGCCAACGGAAGGTGGCGTGGGTGTTGACGATGATGTTCTCTTTGCCTTCCGACTCGCGGATGATGTCTTTGAAGGCCGAGCGACGCAGCGCGTTGAGTCGGCCCAGCTGCAGGTCGAGGATCCGGCCGGGCTTCACGTCGGGCGCCTCGGCGTACATCATGTCGCCGACGTTGTAGAGCTCGACGGCTTCGCCCCGCGAGCCCGCCAGATCGACGATGCCCTGGAGGTAGTCCTGTTTATCCATGCCGACTTGGCCGGTGACGATTGCGCGCATGATGCCTCATTTCTCAAGGTGTAGATTTGCTTGCAAGCAACGACCAAGTATAGGGATTTAATTGTGAATTGGGGTTAGCATCGCGTTGCCCGGGGGCACCCGGCGGGCGTACACTAGAACGTGTTACCCCGAACCGACGCCCCGCCGGGGCTCTGCCATCTTCCACAAGGACCGCGTCATGCCTGCTTCTCCGTTCTCGCTCACTCCCACGCTGGCGATTAGCGACCAGATCGTAATCGTGGTGCTGATCATCGCCGTCATCTTCGGCGTCGGGGTCATCATCTTCCTCTCGCGCTTCCTGAACCTGTGGGTGCAGGCCTGGGTGTCGAACGCCAAGGTCGGGCTGCACGAACTCGTGGGGATGTGGCTGCGGAAGGTCAACCCGCGCACCATCGTGCTCAGCCGCATCCAGGCCGTGAAGGCCGGGCTGGACATCGGGTCGAACCAGATGGAAACCCACTACCTCGCCCGCGGTGATGTGCCGCGTGTGGTCAACGCGCTGATCGCCGCCGACCGCGCGAAGATCGACCTGGACTGGAACACCGCGTGCGCCATCGACCTCGCCGGCCGTGACATCCTCGACGCGGTGCAGACCTCGGTGAACCCCAAGGTCATCGACTGCCCCAGCCCCGAGCAGGGCCGCAGCACGATCGACGCCGTCGCCCAAGACGGCATCCAACTCAAAGCCCGCGCCCGCATCACCGTGCGGGCCAACCTCGCCCGCCTCATCGGTGGTGCGACCGAAGAAACCATCGTCGCCCGCGTCGGCGAAGGCATCGTCACCACCATCGGCTCGGCCGAGACGCACAAGGCCGTCCTCGAAAACCCCGACTCGATCTCCAAGGTCGTGCTCTCCAAAGGCCTGGACTCGGGCACCGCGTTCACGATCCTGTCGGTGGACATCGCCGACATCGACGTGGGCGAGAACAT
Protein-coding regions in this window:
- a CDS encoding ATP-binding protein encodes the protein MRAIVTGQVGMDKQDYLQGIVDLAGSRGEAVELYNVGDMMYAEAPDVKPGRILDLQLGRLNALRRSAFKDIIRESEGKENIIVNTHATFRWRHGLFSAFDFDQVQALKPDVLICLLDNIEIVHARLHRDHAVDATLKDLMVWREEEIMATEIMAQALGIQDRFYVLSRGRHADTTETGYRLICKPEMKTVYPSFPMTHVEKLPDVLKVIDKFRADLADKFIAFDPADVDEKILLDRAIEAAREGLDFVEVEPGSFMGGQEKLKVPVKQVLDIAGDVDGQIYSRDFKMVRQSDMIVSLVPNLPDGSPGLSSGVERELHHAFEHGKEVYVVWHPQKNPSPFITETSTKWFRTVDEAMQYFEDQGMFAQTNLFGH
- a CDS encoding Rieske (2Fe-2S) protein, which produces MPNWTDLGTAQDFPPDAQVCTHATIDDGKKQEVVVFNINGELHCMANICPHAGLPLGDGERRGLTITCPYHGYTYNIRNGSDLDDPEFGLPATVYPIRVEGDTVQIDLG
- a CDS encoding M20/M25/M40 family metallo-hydrolase: MTTPNPLLDHLDSDHNHAVQRLSQLLKIPSVSTDPAFESHVHDAARWIATFCEEMGMNVDVMQPKGADGKQGHPVIIAKTMPKMVADDAKNRVLFYGHYDVQPPDPVDLWTSPPFEPTVRDGKLFARGASDDKGQVMCFLEALRAYHDTDTKLPCHVTLLIEGEEECGSVSLPAFLKQHAAMLDADDQTVCVVSDTSMWDSPDSPTGYTPAITYALRGLVYFDIKLHGPSRDLHSGVYGGTLANPATQLVRVLGKLINDDNQVTIPGFYDDVLPLTNEERDAWQQLGFNEHEFTGDVGSQPFGEKDFSTLERRWVRPSCDVNGLYGGYMGEGAKTVIPTFAGAKVSFRIPANMDPKKVAQQFTDWLHQHDTGGCRWEITNHGEADPVATPTDSPWVIAASKAIEQTAGQPPALVREGATIPVIADFKNQLGIDTLLIGFGLNADNIHSPDEHLGLDRFLLGCKTHAALLQQIADA
- a CDS encoding superoxide dismutase [Ni]; this encodes MKIISPLRVVLACSITALAGSLLLSPQPADAHCQVPCGIFDDQVKFAELNQHIDTIEKAMVQIAGLAGSHDAEEQQKFVRWVNTKEDHAQKIMDEAQEYFLAQRVKLPKDESEHEAYLAKLVSLHEVIVYAMKCKQTTDTAAVAPLRASLEKFEGQYFGKDDHAQHDDHGHADHSHGEDGHKH
- a CDS encoding lactonase family protein — its product is MHVYFGTYTQDREEGIFRGELNLDTGELTVAKGFGGVDNPSFLAVHPNGKFLYAVAEAGKNDGATSFAIDEATGDLTMINTQTVAGRGACHIILDPDATTAIVAFYGSGNIASFPVNDDGSLGEVASLMQHEGSSANKGRQEGPHAHSVNVDTTGKWAIAADLGTDQLLVYEIDPATSQLKANDPPFMSLHPGAGPRHFAFHPNDQWAYVINELDATLTVMDWDAVAGTLTAKQTIDTLPADYPEGERRSTAEIVVHPSGKFVYGSNRGHDSIAIFAVNGSDGTLTLVGHQPSGGEEPRNFNVDPTGRWLLACNQNTDDVQVFSIDAESGKLSPVGEPVSVPRPVCVKFLPGS
- the floA gene encoding flotillin-like protein FloA (flotillin-like protein involved in membrane lipid rafts), which codes for MPASPFSLTPTLAISDQIVIVVLIIAVIFGVGVIIFLSRFLNLWVQAWVSNAKVGLHELVGMWLRKVNPRTIVLSRIQAVKAGLDIGSNQMETHYLARGDVPRVVNALIAADRAKIDLDWNTACAIDLAGRDILDAVQTSVNPKVIDCPSPEQGRSTIDAVAQDGIQLKARARITVRANLARLIGGATEETIVARVGEGIVTTIGSAETHKAVLENPDSISKVVLSKGLDSGTAFTILSVDIADIDVGENIGAKLQADQAESDKRRFQAEAEKRRAMAVALEQENKADIEKNRAMVVLAEAEVPKAMADAFRAGNMGIMDFYRMKNIQADTEMRDNIAGNEE
- the pckA gene encoding phosphoenolpyruvate carboxykinase (ATP), with the protein product MSESFSLESLGLEVQTVRRNLSPAALYEEALRYEEGTSIAASGALIAYSGEKTGRSPKDKRIVRQPESENDVWWGPINVPIEELTFAIIRSRAIDYLNTRPRLYVVDAFAGWDPEHRQKVRIICERPYHALFMWTMLIRPTPEESANFGEPDWTIINAGQFPANPLTAGMTSRTSIDLNIGDQEFVILGSEYAGEMKKGIFTVMNYLMPKKGHLSMHCSATCDANGENSSVLFGLSGTGKTTLSADPNRQLVGDDEHVWTDTGIFNIEGGCYAKALDLSEEKEPAIFHALRFGALLENVRFDPDDHHVDFADHSITQNTRGAYPVEAIDNARIPGVAGHPTDIIFLTCDAFGVLPPVSKLTPEQAMYHFISGYTAKVAGTEVGVTEPEATFSPCFGGPFLVWHPAKYAELLAEKMQKHNTNVWLVNTGWSGGGYGEGSRIKLAYTRAIVDAIHAGSLADAPTQADPVFGIDMLTQVPGVPDELLVPRNTWADGNAYDHTASKLAGLFIENFKTYEDGVTDAVRAAGPKA